The Stigmatella erecta genome window below encodes:
- the recA gene encoding recombinase RecA, translated as MAVNSEKEKAIELAMSAVERQFGKGSIMRLGKDEPLMRDIQAISTGSISLDIALGVGGVPKGRIIEIFGPESSGKTTLCLHIVAEAQKRGGICGYIDAEHALDVGYARKLGVRTDDLLLSQPDTGEQGLEIAEMLVRSGAIDVLVVDSVAALVPKAELEGEMGDAHMGVQARLMSQALRKLTGTISKSQTCVIFINQIRMKIGVMFGNPETTTGGNALKFYASQRLDIRRIGAIKNGENVVGSRTRVKVVKNKVAPPFKEVEFDIMYGTGISREGDLIDLASNENIVEKSGSWFAFKGERIGQGRENAKDYLREHPDTYKEIEARVLEKYGVIKPAAAAVPEEPEPSGEGEKRPRVKAVK; from the coding sequence ATGGCCGTGAATTCAGAGAAGGAGAAGGCGATCGAGTTGGCGATGTCCGCTGTCGAGCGCCAGTTCGGCAAGGGTTCCATCATGCGGCTCGGCAAGGACGAGCCGCTCATGCGTGACATTCAGGCCATCTCGACCGGATCGATCTCGCTCGACATCGCGCTGGGTGTGGGAGGCGTTCCGAAGGGACGCATCATCGAGATCTTCGGGCCGGAGTCCTCCGGTAAGACGACGCTGTGCCTCCACATCGTCGCCGAGGCGCAGAAGCGTGGCGGCATCTGCGGCTACATCGACGCGGAGCACGCCCTCGACGTGGGCTACGCCCGCAAGCTGGGGGTGCGCACCGACGACCTGCTGCTCAGCCAGCCGGACACGGGGGAGCAGGGGTTGGAGATCGCCGAGATGCTGGTGCGCTCGGGGGCCATCGACGTGCTGGTGGTGGACTCGGTGGCGGCGCTGGTGCCGAAGGCCGAGCTCGAGGGGGAGATGGGCGATGCGCACATGGGTGTGCAGGCCCGCCTGATGAGCCAGGCGTTGCGCAAGCTCACGGGCACCATCTCCAAGAGCCAGACCTGCGTCATCTTCATCAATCAGATCCGCATGAAGATCGGCGTCATGTTCGGCAACCCGGAGACGACCACGGGCGGCAACGCGCTGAAGTTCTACGCGTCGCAGCGCCTGGACATCCGCCGCATCGGCGCCATCAAGAATGGCGAGAACGTGGTGGGCAGCCGCACCCGCGTGAAGGTGGTGAAGAACAAGGTCGCGCCTCCCTTCAAGGAGGTGGAGTTCGACATCATGTACGGCACCGGCATCTCGCGCGAGGGAGACCTCATCGACCTGGCCTCCAACGAGAACATCGTCGAGAAGAGCGGCAGCTGGTTCGCCTTCAAGGGGGAGCGCATCGGTCAGGGCCGGGAGAACGCGAAGGACTACCTGCGCGAGCATCCGGACACCTACAAGGAGATCGAAGCGCGCGTGCTTGAGAAGTACGGCGTCATCAAGCCCGCGGCCGCCGCGGTACCGGAAGAGCCTGAGCCTTCGGGTGAGGGTGAGAAGCGTCCGCGCGTGAAGGCCGTGAAGTAA